AAGCGCCGAGCCGCTGCCGCGCCAAGTCTCGGTCGACACGAGCGGACGGGCGAAGCAGCGGTTCATCGTCTCCACCAGCAGCCAGGCCCGGCGGTACGACATTCCCAGCTCCCGGGCGGCAAGGGAGATCGCCCCGACCCGCTCCACCGCCTCCAGGAGGTCGGCCTTGCCGGGGCCCAGCGCGATTTCCTCGCCCCGGTTGAGTCGCCAGCGGGGGCGCGCCGCCCAGGCCCGCGACCGGCCGCGCCGCGCGCTTGCGGGGCCATTGTATTTGTTGGTATACATTGGGCTCTCTCCGTCAGGTCCTGAGCAGTGTAGATCAGGACGGTACGATACGGAATGCCCGCGAGAGGACCCGGCTTGCCGTAGCTCCGCTGGAGATCCCATGGTCAAAGACTCGACACGTGCGGCGCAGGAGATCTTCCGAGATCTGCTGCCAAAGGTTCCTGTCGCTGCCCTGGCCTTGCTTCTTGCCCTGGTCGTGGGCGGGCCGTGTGAGGCTGCCGAAGCGCTCCCGGTGGCGAAGCCCGAAATCACTCTTTATGCTGCCGCGAGTCTGCGCGAGGTGCTGGCGGACCTGGCGAAGGCGTGCGGCCGGGAGGCCGGTGCGATCCTGGTGCTCAACCTGGGGTCTTCGAGCGATCTGGCGCGGCAGATCGAAGCCGCCGGCAAAGCCGACATGTTCATCTCCGCCGACGAGGCGCTCATGGACCGGCTCGACAGCGCCAAGCTGCTGGAGCCGGGATCGCGTCGCTCGATGGTGGGCAATCAGCTCGTCGTGATCGCGCCTGCCGATGCCGCGGCGCCGGAGGTCGGCAACGTGAAGGACCTCCTGCTGAGCGCCAAACATCTCTCTCTCGCCAACCCCGAGGCCGTGCCGGCAGGCAAGTACGCCCGCGCCTGGCTGGAGAAGCTGGGTGTTTGGGAAGAGGTCAAGGACAAGGTCGTGCCGGGCGTCGACGTGCGTGCGGCACTGGCCGCGGTCGAATCGGGAGCTGTCGAGCTGGGGATCGTCTATCGCACTGATGCCTTCATCACGAAGAAGGTGAACGTCGTCCATGAAGTGCCGCGCGGAGAGGGGCCTTCCATCTCCTATCCGATCGCCATCCTGAAGGGGCGGCCCAATGTCGCCATCTCACGCAAGGTCCTGGCTTGCCTGGACGGACCGGTAGGCAAGATGGTTTTCGAGACCCGCGGCTTCATCTGGTTGAGCCCGGCTCCGTGAGCGCTTCGCCCTGGACGGCGCTGGCCATCTCGCTGAAGGTGGCTCTCGGCGCCACCCTCCTCATTCTGGTCCCCGGCGTCCTGCTGGGACTGCTGTTCGCGCGCCGCCGGTTCTGGGGGAGGAGTCTGATCGAGACGCTCACCTACCTTCCCCTGGTCCTCCCGCCTACAGCCGTCGGCTACCTCCTCCTTTCGCTTCTCGCGCGCAACGGCCTTCTCGGAGTGAACCGGCTCCGCTGGGATCTCGACCTCCTCTTCACCTGGAAGGGAGCGGTCGCTGCCTCGGCCATCATGGCGCTGCCTCTCGTGGTGCGCACCGCCCGGGTCGCCTTCGAGGGAGTCGACCCGCGCCTGGAAGGTATGGGAAGAACACTCGGCATGTCTCCGTTAGAGGTGTTCCGGAAGATCACCCTCCCTCTGGCGAAGCGCGGGCTGGTGGCCGCGATGGTGCTTGGATTCAGCCGCGCGCTGGGGGAGTTCGGCGCGACGGTGATAGTCGCCGGGAACATTCCGGGGAAGACCCAGACCCTCGCCCTGGCGATCTTCAACGACATCCAGATCGGCCGGGATGAGGAAGCGCGATTGCTAGTCGGCATCACCGCCGCGCTCGCCTTCGCGTCGGTCTGGTGCGTCGAGATTCTCCTGCGCCGGAGCGCGACTCGCTGATGGCAACGCATCTCCAGCTGAACGTTGGCGCCAGCCAGGGACGCTTCACCCTGCAGGTCCGCTGGGAGACGTGCCAGCCTTTGCTGGGGGTTTTCGGCCATTCGGGCGCCGGGAAGACGACGCTGCTCGAATCGATTGCGGGGCTGCGCCGCGCCGTCGGATCGATTTGCGTCCACGGCGAAACCTGGCTCGACACGGAGCACGGCATCGACCTGCCCTCGCGGCAGCGCGGCGTCGGCTACGTGCCGCAAGATACCTTGCTCTTCCCGCATTGGAGCGTGACGCGAAACCTGCTGGCCGGGAGCTCGCGTGCCGGACGCGGCCGCAACGCCGCTCCGAGCCTCGATCGCGTCGTGGAGGTCCTGGAGCTGGCGGAATGCCAGGCCACTCCGGTTGGGGATCTTTCCGGAGGCGAGAGACAGCGAGTCGCCCTCGGAAGGGCGATTCTGTCGGGCGCGGAGCTGCTGTTGCTCGACGAGCCGCTCGCCTCGCTCGATCTGCCGCTGCGGCGGCGCATCCTGCCTTTCCTGCTGAGGGTCCAAGCGCAGTTCGGACTTCCCACCATCACCGTTTCCCACGACGTCACCGAGATGAAGGTCCTGGCGCGCGAGGTCCTGGTCTTGGATCGGGGGCGGGTCCTCGCCGCGGGGCCGCCGGAGTCGGTCTTCCTGGACACGGCGATGCTCCCTATGTTCCAGGAGGATGGATTCGAGAATGTGCTGCAGGGCTCCGTAGCCGAGGCGAGGGAGGCAGGGCTTCTCCTGGAGCTGGAGCCCGGAATCAGCGTCCTGGCCCCACGGGTGGATCTGCCGCGCGGCGGCAAGGCGCTCGTCTCGCTCAGGGCCGACGAGGTCCTGTTGTCGCTGGGCCGTCCCGACCAAATCTCCGCACAGAACATCATTCCCGGCAGAATCAAAGAAATCCGCGAGAAGGGGGTAGGCGGCGACGGAGACCATCCGGTCCTGGTGGTGGTGGCGATGGGCTCCGCCGGGCAGGCGATGGTGGCCAGCATCACGAAACAGGCCAGGGCGCGGCTCGCGCTGGCTCCGGGGATGGCGGTGCACCTGGTGTTCAAGGCGCAGTCCTGTCGGGTGCTCTCCACCGGCTGAAGCCGTTGTGCTATCCTCTCTTCCGACTCCACGCATCCTCCCATCCCCCCTGGAGCAATCCCCCCATGAACTGGAAGAATTGTGCGCTCTCGAAGTCACTCGCGCTCCTGATGGTGGTTCTGCCGACGCCGCTCTTCGCAGCAGCTTCAACCGCTCCAGCGCCGGCGGGCGCCGCGGCGGCCGACTGCTTCGGAGCGGGCGACTGGGCCAGGGTGGAAAAGGCCTGTGAGAAAATGACGGCCGCCGAGCCGGCCAACGGCAGGGCCTGGTTCCGCCTCGGTCTGGCCCGGCAATCGCAGCAGCACCCTGAGCCGGCCATCGAGGCATACCTCAAGGCGGAGGCGATCGGGCACAATCCCAACGTCATGGTCAATCTGGCCGCCTGCTATGCGAAGCTGGGGCGCCGCGAGGATGCCCTGAAGTGGGTCGAAGGCGCGGCCGGGGCGGGCTTTTCGCAGCCGGCGGTGATCACCGGCGATGCCGACCTCGCCGCGCTCAAGGGAACCCCGCGCTTCGACGCGGCGATGACCAAGATCGATGCCGCGTCGCGTCCCTGCGCCGCGCTCCCCGAGGCCCGGCAGTTCGATTTCTGGGTGGGCAAGTGGGAGGTGCGCACCCCGCAGGGGCAGCTTGCCGGCACCAACGAGATCCAGCTCATCCTGGGCGAGTGCGTCCTGCTGGAGAACTGGACGGGGCATCGCGGGAGCAGCGGCAAGAGCATCAATCTGTACAATCAATACAAGGGCTCCTGGCAGCAGACCTGGGTGGACGATCAGGGCGACGTCACCGAGTTCGTCGACGGGACCTACAAGGACGGTGTCATGCGCTTCCGCGCCGAGACGCGCGGCCGGGACGGCAAGGTGCTGCAGCGGCGTTTGAGCTTTACGAACCTCGGTCCCGGTAAGGTCCGCCAGTTTTCGGAGCAATCGACGGACGGCGGCAAAACCTGGACGACGGAATACGACCTGAGCTACACGCGCGTGGGAGAATCCTCCGGACCGTCCTCGACGGGAGGGAAGTAACCCAGGACGGCTTGGACGGATGTAAAAAGTTGTAGCCATCGGGGAATCATGCGGGTTTTGCTGCAATAATAGCGGCTCCTATTCAAGGAGGAAGAGAGATGAGACTGAGGAAAATGAGTGCCTGCGCGGTGATGTTGGGCCTGCTTCTGGCGACGGCGGCGCCGCTGCTGGCGGGCGAGGAGGCGACGGCCGATCTGAACGTGAAGCTGTCGGTGCGCGGCATGACCTGCGATGGGTGCGCCAAGGGAGTCAAGGCCGCCCTCGAGAAGACCCCCGGGGTGAAGAGCGCCGAGGTCAACCTGGAGAAGAACGAGGCGGCCGTGATCTACGAGAAGGGAAAGACCACACCCGAGGCGCTGGTGAAGGCCGTGGAGAAGGCCGGCTACAAGTGCTCCCTCCAGAAGGACGACAAGGCAGGAGCCTGAAGCCATGGAGTTGACGCTCCTCCGGCAGCCCCTGGCGGTCTGCCGGCTGGATCCCGAATCCGAGATACCCGAATGGGCCCGCAAGGGCCCCTTTTTTTCGCTTACGCGGACGCCGGAGGAGCTCAGCATCGTCTGTGACGACGTCAGCGTCCCCGTGCAGATCCCTGCCGAGCGCGACTGGCGCGCCTACCGGCTGAAAGGACCGATTCCCTTCACGACGATTGGCGTCCTGTCATCGCTCGTCGCCCCGCTCGCCCGCTGCGGCGTCAGCGTCTTCGCCATCTCCACCTTCGACACCGACTACCTCCTGGTCCGCCACGCCGACGCCAAGAAGGCGACTCTGGCGCTGCGCGAGGACGGCCACACCGTTCATCTCGAGCCGCGCAGCTGACCCTTTCCTCCAAATCGTTGGATTGATCCTCTTGCGGGAAAGAGCCCGCCTCGGCTATTCTCCGTCTGCGCCGCGGAGACCCGATGCCGACCTATTCGCACTCCCGCCTGTCCTCGTACGAGAAGTGCAAGCTCCAGTACAAGTACCGCTACATCGACCGGATCCGCAAGGACGTCCAGGGGATCGAGGCGTTCATGGGGAACCGGGTGCACGAGGCCCTGGAGAAGCTGTTCAAGGACCTCATGATGGAGAAGGTCACGGAGCTGGAGGAGATGACCGGGCTGTATCACCGGAACTGGGAGGCGCAGTACAACCCGAAAATCCGCATCGTCAAGACCGAATACACCCCTGACCACTACCGCAAGGTGGGCGAGCGCTGCATCACCGAGTTCTACAGGACCTACCATCCGTTCAAGGACGGCGTGACGCTCGGGCTGGAGGAGAAGCTCGGGATTCCGCTGGATGCCGAAGGGAAGTACCGGATGGAAGGCTTCGTGGACCGGATCGTCCGGGTCGCTCCCGGCATCTTCGAGGTCCACGACTACAAGACCAGCAGCTCGCTCCCTTGGGCGCAGGATCTCGAGAACGACCGCCAGCTGCCGCTCTATCAGCTCGGAATCCAGGCCAAGTTCCCCGACGCCAAAGAGGTGCGGCTCATCTGGCACTACCTGGCCTTCAACCAGGAGCTGCGCTCCTCGCGCAATCCCGAGGCGCTGGAAGCCCTGAAGGCCAAGACGATGGAGCTGATCCAGCGGGTCGAGTCGACGAAAGAGTTCCCGCCCACCGAGAGTGCGCTGTGCCGCTGGTGCGAGTATCAGGAGATGTGCCCCCTCTGGAAGCATCGCCTGAAGGTGGCGCCGATGGAGGAGAACGAGTTCGCCAACGACACCGGCGTGCAGCTGGTGGATCGGCTGGCGGACCTCGAATCACGCAAACTTGGGGTCGACAACGATCTGGCCAAGGTGCGCGAGGCGATCCTCGCGCTCATGGACAAGGAGAAAGCCACGGTCCTCGCGGGCTCGAAGCACGAGATCCGGAGAAGCGCGCAGGAGACGGTGCGCTTCCCGGACCCCGGGGAGACGGGATGGAAAGGGCTGGAGATGGTTCTACGCGAGATGGGCGTTCTGGACCGGTTCG
Above is a genomic segment from Candidatus Polarisedimenticolia bacterium containing:
- a CDS encoding LysR family transcriptional regulator; this encodes MYTNKYNGPASARRGRSRAWAARPRWRLNRGEEIALGPGKADLLEAVERVGAISLAARELGMSYRRAWLLVETMNRCFARPLVSTETWRGSGSALTPEGRRVLSLYRELETRSLTAAAPCLAQLKALLTGSRQPQRAKARSRKRPSRKR
- the modC gene encoding molybdenum ABC transporter ATP-binding protein, giving the protein MATHLQLNVGASQGRFTLQVRWETCQPLLGVFGHSGAGKTTLLESIAGLRRAVGSICVHGETWLDTEHGIDLPSRQRGVGYVPQDTLLFPHWSVTRNLLAGSSRAGRGRNAAPSLDRVVEVLELAECQATPVGDLSGGERQRVALGRAILSGAELLLLDEPLASLDLPLRRRILPFLLRVQAQFGLPTITVSHDVTEMKVLAREVLVLDRGRVLAAGPPESVFLDTAMLPMFQEDGFENVLQGSVAEAREAGLLLELEPGISVLAPRVDLPRGGKALVSLRADEVLLSLGRPDQISAQNIIPGRIKEIREKGVGGDGDHPVLVVVAMGSAGQAMVASITKQARARLALAPGMAVHLVFKAQSCRVLSTG
- a CDS encoding ACT domain-containing protein, which gives rise to MELTLLRQPLAVCRLDPESEIPEWARKGPFFSLTRTPEELSIVCDDVSVPVQIPAERDWRAYRLKGPIPFTTIGVLSSLVAPLARCGVSVFAISTFDTDYLLVRHADAKKATLALREDGHTVHLEPRS
- a CDS encoding PD-(D/E)XK nuclease family protein, giving the protein MPTYSHSRLSSYEKCKLQYKYRYIDRIRKDVQGIEAFMGNRVHEALEKLFKDLMMEKVTELEEMTGLYHRNWEAQYNPKIRIVKTEYTPDHYRKVGERCITEFYRTYHPFKDGVTLGLEEKLGIPLDAEGKYRMEGFVDRIVRVAPGIFEVHDYKTSSSLPWAQDLENDRQLPLYQLGIQAKFPDAKEVRLIWHYLAFNQELRSSRNPEALEALKAKTMELIQRVESTKEFPPTESALCRWCEYQEMCPLWKHRLKVAPMEENEFANDTGVQLVDRLADLESRKLGVDNDLAKVREAILALMDKEKATVLAGSKHEIRRSAQETVRFPDPGETGWKGLEMVLREMGVLDRFVGLDTAALVRTLQDPETDRYLKAALEKFTQVEKSHRLRLVSKGSQQLRLFD
- the modA gene encoding molybdate ABC transporter substrate-binding protein, with amino-acid sequence MVKDSTRAAQEIFRDLLPKVPVAALALLLALVVGGPCEAAEALPVAKPEITLYAAASLREVLADLAKACGREAGAILVLNLGSSSDLARQIEAAGKADMFISADEALMDRLDSAKLLEPGSRRSMVGNQLVVIAPADAAAPEVGNVKDLLLSAKHLSLANPEAVPAGKYARAWLEKLGVWEEVKDKVVPGVDVRAALAAVESGAVELGIVYRTDAFITKKVNVVHEVPRGEGPSISYPIAILKGRPNVAISRKVLACLDGPVGKMVFETRGFIWLSPAP
- a CDS encoding heavy metal-associated domain-containing protein is translated as MRLRKMSACAVMLGLLLATAAPLLAGEEATADLNVKLSVRGMTCDGCAKGVKAALEKTPGVKSAEVNLEKNEAAVIYEKGKTTPEALVKAVEKAGYKCSLQKDDKAGA
- the modB gene encoding molybdate ABC transporter permease subunit → MSASPWTALAISLKVALGATLLILVPGVLLGLLFARRRFWGRSLIETLTYLPLVLPPTAVGYLLLSLLARNGLLGVNRLRWDLDLLFTWKGAVAASAIMALPLVVRTARVAFEGVDPRLEGMGRTLGMSPLEVFRKITLPLAKRGLVAAMVLGFSRALGEFGATVIVAGNIPGKTQTLALAIFNDIQIGRDEEARLLVGITAALAFASVWCVEILLRRSATR